One Bythopirellula goksoeyrii genomic window, TTGAGTTTTCTCACGAGAGTGAAAACTAATACGCAAGAAAAGAGATTCACCTGCCGGGAGTATCCCCACTTCGCTAAAGGGTATGGTTAGGATAGCCTCTTTTCCTGGATCAAGGTTAACAGGATCGAGACTACCCGACTGCAAGCCATTGCCTCCTGAGAACAATTTCCAGCGGAGTTCGAACTGCTGCAAGTTAGTGTGTGCAAAGCGGTTCAATAAACGCACGGTTGTTTCGTGGGGAGAAAACCGCATAGGGCTGAAAGATACTGGCTGGTAGATCTTTTTCATCTCATAATATTTTGGTGTCAAACTACGATCGGCAAAGACTATCCCGTTCAAACAGAAGGCCTTTAGATTTGGGTAGTCGCCAAAGTCGCCCCCATAGGCAATGAATTCTCCTCCACTAGGGTCTTTTCGATACAAACCCTGATCTGCCCAGTCCCATATAAATCCTCCCAGCAATTGTGGATGGGAATAAATCTCCTCCCAATACTGGGCAAGGTTGCCAACCGCGTTGCCCATGGCGTGGCAATACTCACTCATGAGTACCGGTCGACCATCTGTCGAACTCTTTGCAAGAGGCAGCAATTCTTCCCAGCGAGCGTTTTCTGCCCGCTCTTGCTGTTTGCCATTGGGTAGCGGTGGTTGAAGATAAGCTTGCTGTACGCGCGGATAGAAGCGGCTAACAATGTCTACAGTTTTTGGATCGGTCGGCGACGATTGTGCCCCCTCATAGTGGACGGGCCTCGTGGGATCAAACGCATGGAGCCAGCCGGAAATGGCAGCGAAGTTTGGGCCGTAGCCCGACTCATTGCCCATCGACCAACAGATTACACTGGGATGGTTCTTGTCCCGCTCTGCCATGCGTATGGCACGATCCAGAAAAGCCTGGCTCCATCGTGGATCGCTTGCCAAAAGACCTCGAACCCCGTGGGTTTCAATGTTTGCCTCGTCCATGACATACAACCCGTACCGGTTACACAACTCATACCAACGGGGATCGTTGGGATAGTGGGAAGTGCGAACGGCATTGATGTTCGCACGCTTCATCAGTTGGATGTCCTGCACCATACTGCTGAACGAAACGGTATGCCCTGACTCAGGTTGATGCTCATGGCGATTGACGCCTCGTAGCCGAACTGGTTGACCATTCACTAAGAGTTGGCCATCGTGAATTTCTATCTTTCTAAAACCCACGTCGCATCCAATAGCCTCCACGACCAAACCTCGCGGATCCTTCAGACTAAGAACAAGCCGATAGAGATTTGGTGACTCCGCGGTCCATTTGTCAGGATTCTGAATCTTTGCTTCAAGCCAGCCAAATTTGGCCAACCCTCGTTGCGGAGTCCGCTCATTGAGGATACCGGCGTCGAAATCTCGATTTGCGATAGCTGTTGCATTGTGTTTCATTGGGACATCGAACACCTGCTGGGAGACTCCGTCGTATAGCTGGGCATGCAATGTCCAACCTTCCAGCGTCTCACTGCCAGATATGTCAATTTCCGGTTTGATAGAGAGAGTCGCGTTCTCGTAATCAGAATCCAATTCGGTCCGCACGGCGAAATCGCTTATGCGTACGGCAGCGGTTGAGTACACAAATACGTCTCGATAGATTCCGCTCAGCCGCCACATGTCCTGATCTTCCAGATAGCTGCCATCGCACCAGCGATAAACCTGAACGGCAATCTGATTTCGACCGGCACGCAGCCACGAAGTTATTTCGAATTCAGCCGGCGTTCTGCTGCCCTGACTGTAGCCGACTTCATGCCCGTTGACCCAAACATAAAACGCACTATCAACTCCAGCGAAGTGCAGAAATACTCGACGGTCGTCCCATTCTTTCGGCAGAGTGAATTCCCTGCGATAGGACCCTACAGGACTTCGCTCATCGAAAGAAGTATATTTCGGATCTGGTTCAGAGGTGACGCGTGGAGGGTCAACCCTGAAAGGATAACCCGCACTGATGTATATCGGTGTACCGTAGCCATGTAACTCCCAGTTGGACGGTATAGGAATCGTCGGCCAATCGGAATCATCAAACTCAGAGGAATGAAAATCAACGGGCCGTTCCTCCTGCTTTGGGACCCAATGAAATTTCCAATCGCCGTTGAGGGACAAATATCGGGGGGAGTCCTGTGGGTTTCCGTCAAGCGCTTGATCACTAGTGGCGAAGGGAATGAAAGAGGCTCGCGCAGGCAAGCGATTCCGCTGCAAGACTTGCTCATTCTCCCAGTCGGGCTGGGCGGTATGTGCAAAGCCGGGCGTAGAGAGTGCCATCCACAGAAGGCAATAAGCCATCGCAACAGAGAAATGTCTTGAGCTAGGCAACTGGAAGTAAAAAGTGATCACTTGTTTGAACCTGATGGTGGGACCACTGCAGATTTAGGTGTACTCAATAATTTCAGATCCCCATCGAAATGTACCTTCTCGCCGCGTGCTGGCGTCAATGTGACTTCCTGAGATTTGTAGCGAAGTTGGAGCGGTAAGCCATGACGGCTGTGAATCTCAACATCGCCCAATTTGCCGTCTTTCCAATTCAGCGCAATCTCAAACCCTCCTCGAGTACACAACCCCCGTACCTCTCCTTCCGGCCATGCAGTGGGAAGAGCAGGCAGAAGTTCAATATTGACGTGCTTGATGTTATCAATGTCGCTTATGGAACTCTGTACTAACATTTCGGCAATCGCTGCCGTTGCTCCAAAATTACCGTCAATCTGAAATGGAGGATGTGCATCGAACAGGTTGGGGTAAGTTCCACCACTCCACTGTTGCTTCCGTTGACCATGGGTAACGGGATGTAAATGTTGTTGGAGCAATCGATGTGCCCGATCTCCGTCGTGCAAGCGCGCCCACATAGCGATCTTGTTGGCCAGTCCCCACCCGGTGCCTGAATCTCCTCGGACATTCAACGATTTGCGGGCCGCTGCAGCCAATTCCGGAGTCTGACTATTACTAATTTCGTCGCCAGGGTAGAGCCCCCACAGATGAGAGACATGTCTATGTTCTGGATCCTTTTCTGGGTACTCTTGGTCCCATTCCATGATACGCCCATCCGAGGCGATTCGCGTCGGTGCCAATCGCCCAATGACATCAGAAAGCTGAGTACGAAATACTTCGTCGCAGTCCAATTCATTGGCAGCTTCACGACATGCATAGAGAAATGAACGTAGAATCTGCATATCCATTGTAGCGCCAATACAGATGGAAGCTTCTTCACCATTGGGCAGCAAGAAGCGGTTTTCTGGAGACGTCGAAGGTGCAGTAACGAACCACTCTTGGGTGGGGTGCTCCACCAGGGTATCCAAATAGAATTGAGCAGCTTCCTTCATGATAGGGTAGACACTCAGAAGGAATTCCCGGTCTTGAGTGAAGAGATAGTGCTCCCACAAGTGCTGGCAAAGCCAAGCTGAGCAGGTATTTGTAGATCCCCAACTGACCCGCTCGGCAGGAGAAGTGAATCCCCAGGGATTCGCCAAGACATGCGACACCCAACCTCTCGCGTTGTAATAGATTTGTGCAGTCTGTGACCCCGGCTCCACAAGGGATTCTATGAGACGAAAGAGTGGCTCATGAAGTTCAGCGAGATTGCAGACTTCGGCGGGCCAATAGTTCATCTGGACATTAATATTGGCATGCCAGTCACCATTCCACGGGGTCTGGATTTCAGATGCCCAAATTCCCTGGAGATTTGCGGGCCTTCCCCCAGGCCGAGAAGACGAAATCAAAAGATACCGGCCAAAATTGAAATAGAGCGCTGCCAGACTATTGTCTTGTGTGTCTCTCCAATTGGCATGCAATCTTTCTTCCGTCGGCAACTTAGAACGAGAATCTATGCGGGTAGGAGCGAGCCGGAGACCGACGCGATTGTAATAGTTCTGATAGTCGCTTATGTGATCTTTCAACAAATCAGCAAACGGCTTGGCTGCTGCGCGATCAAGTACAACCTCTGTGGCTTTATATATATCTTCATCCACTTGACTCACGAGAGCTTCTAAATCCGTGGCAGCACTTACCAACAACACGACCGAATTCGCACTTCGAACTTTTAGTGTGCCATCCTGAGTGGTGACCATACCACCATCGTGCAACACTCTCACGCGGCTGCAAAAGCCGACACCTGTCTCTCCCTCTTTTCCATCGTCGAGCTGTCCTTCAATTTGCAGTTCATCTTTGCCAACATTTTTTGTATTGCTTCGCTCGGAACGAGACAGCGAAACATCGAAAGAAAGAGAATTCTTCTTGTTGGCAGTAAATCGGTATAGGAATACTTGGTCAGGGAAGCTAACGAAGGCCTCTCGCAGGTAATCAACCCCATTCCGAGAATATTCTATTCGAACAACTGCATCATGCAGGTCGAGCTCGCGTCGATAGTTCTGCACCGAGGGAGCGGTTTCATTCTGCAGGAATTTGATCTGAAGCTTACACAGTGTCTGATAACTGCCATAAGGCAATTCGGCGGCACTGCCATGACCTGACCCCTGGCCAGTACAAGTAAACTCTTCGTTCATAAGCTTTTCAGCTGCGACGTTTTTACCCAAGAAAAGCAAGCGGCGAATTTCCGGAAGAAACTCCGCAGCACCAAGTCGGTCGGCTTCTTGAGTCGAGCCCGACCACATCCCGCTCTCGTTGAGTACAACCGTTTCGTCGATCGTGCCTCCATAGATCATGGCACCCAACCGACCGTTACCGAGAGGGGACGATTCTGTAAAATGAGTCGCTGGTCTGTCGAACCATACTAGCTCGCTTTCCGACTCACGAGCTACTGAGTTCGCAACACTAATTGCGAGTAGAAATAAGACAATCTCCCACAAATGGATTTTCATGTTAGTTCTTCCGAAGATCCACAGAAGTTGCCAGGGCAAGTGCGCGGCCTTCCTTGCCGACTGCGCAGTAGAAATGATAAACCACGCCATCATGTTTGAGCATCCAAGGCTTGTGGGCAAAAGTCTTATCCCAAGGCTCCGAAGGTTGAATTAGGACCTCTCCATCCCACTGAGTCCAATGCACTAGATCCTTGGAACAGGAAAAACTATCGAACGCTCCTGGCCCCCATCCTAAACCAAAATAAAACATGACCCATAAGTCATCGATCTTGACGATCTGAGGATCTCCAGAGATTCCTTTTCCATTGTCGATCACCGGTCCAGAGCCATAGCGCGACCAGGTCTTCATGTCCTTGGATACCGCCATTCCAATTCGTTCAATTCCTTCACCCTGCTGCTTCCCGTTGTAATACATGACAAAGGGGTAGCCCAACGATTCCGATTTATCCCAAAGGATCTGACTCTTATAGAGCGTAGCGCGTTCGAAAGGGCGGGCATCTGGCTGATTCGGAGTTAGCACTGGATTTTCTTCCAGACGATTCCAGGGTTGTGGTTTCTGGGGCTGAGTAGTCCAAGCTAGCCCTAACGACAGCGGATCGGTTTCGTAGCCTTGCAGGGCGCCGCCGAAGTAAGACATCCAGTATTTTCCGTCATAGGATTGCAGCTTCATCGACCCTCCCCAAGTGGGGTCGACCAAAGCAATGCTTCCATCGGCTTGCCATTTATCCCAACCGCTCTCACGAAAAGGAAGAATTGTCCCTAGTGGTTTCCAATTCAGCAAATCTTCGCTGCGTGCCAGATAGGTTTCGTAACCAATCTTGCCCTTAATCCCTACGTATACCATATACCAGGCATCATCTCCACGAAAAATGTTCGGGCAATCAATCGAATGACCTTCACTGGGTCGCATTACGATTCCATATTTATATGGTGTTTTGACTTCCTCGTAGATCGCCTTCATCTCTTCCTGTGTTACGGTACTCTCGGGATCTCGTTGGCGGGCTTCAACGACTTCTCTTTCTTTGGGCGCGGCCCAAGAAGTCTCAGCAGAAAGACTCATGCAGAAGAGCAACGAGCAACTCATCAAGCATAAATTCAATGTAAGTTTCTCATTTAATGACAAGAGAATGTCTGAGTTTGTTATCATGACAGTGAGCATCCTATGAGAAACTGTGAATTATTGAGAGAAGTATTGAGGCTCTGTCTCGCAACTTCTACGAGAGGTCCATTTCGATATCATGTTGAATCACTTTGTATTGGATAGACTATTCAGTCCGTTGGTGGCTATTTCATATTCATCTTACATTTGACCAATTTACATGCAACTCTCAGCTATCCAACTTATTGCGGTCTCTCAACTATTGCTGAGACTCTCGGTCTTATTTTGCATTTGGTCATATCTTGCAGCGATTTCTCTCGCAGGCGAGAAAATTTCACTTGATGCGAATTGGAAGTTCCGGCTGAGTGAAGAGACTCAGGCCTACGAGACTATGTTTGACGATTCAAAATGGCAAGTAATTCAACTTCCACATGACTGGAGCATCGAACAATCTACTGATCCTCAAGCACTTGCAGCAGGTGGCGGCGGATTCTTTCCAACGGGCATTGGATGGTATCGCCGTGAGTTGGTCGCCCCTGACGAATGGAGGGATCAACGAATAAGCATTGAGTTTGAAGGAGTTTATCGCAATGCCGAAGTGTGGATCAACGGAGTACCTCTTGGAAAGCACCCCTATGGATATACTCCGTTTCGCTACGATCTTTCAAAGTACTTGAAATATGGTGAAGCCAATTCTATTGCGGTGCGAGTCGACAATTCCGAACAACCGAATTCGCGGTGGTACAGTGGGTCGGGGATCTATCGGCATGTGTGGTTGCACGTGAATAGCTCTGTATATCTTGATGAACGGGACATCTCGATTCAGACTGAGCTTATTTCCGAGACTGAAGCATTGATTGCCTTGGAGGTGACAGTATCAAATAACTCTCCAGGAAGAAAGTCACTTAATTTGGTGACCGATATTCTTGATTCGGACAACGAGACTATTGCATCGGATACAATTTCATGCCTAGTTGCACCTCACTCACAGGCCAATGTGGCGCGGTCGATTACAATCCCCCACCCACAATTATGGTCACCTGATACTCCTGATCTCTACACTGCTCGCCTCCGTATTGCGGAAGGTGATCAAGTACTCGACAATACCTCGATCCAGTTTGGCGTGAGAACGATTGATATTTCCGCCACTCATGGCCTATTACTTAACGGAAAATCAGTCCTGCTCTGTGGTGCGAACGTCCACCATGACAATGGGCCACTAGGCGCTGCGGCGTTCGACCGTGCTGAAACCAGGAAGGTTGAAATTCTCAAAGCCGCCGGTTTCAATGCCGTCCGCACTGCTCACAATCCCCCTTCCATTGCTTTCCTGGATGCCTGTGACCAAGTGGGAATGCTTGTGATCGACGAAGCCTTCGATGGTTGGGCTGCTAAGAAAACACCCAATGACTATGGCATCGTCTTTCATGAATGCTGGCAACGCGATCTTGAAGCAATGCTTCGGCGAGATCGCAATCACCCTTCAGTTATCATGTGGAGCATCGGCAATGAGGTTTATGAGAGAGGAAATTCGGAAGGATTGGCGATTGCTAAAGCGATGACCAAGCGAATCAAAGAATTGGATTCCTCTCGCCCCATAACCGCCGGAATAAACGGACTCGGAGATAAAAATGAATGGTCTGAACTCGATCCCCTTTTTGATAAGCTGGATGTAGCTGGTTACAACTACGAGCTGCAACGTCACAGACTTGATCATCTACGTTCTCCTAGCCGTGTTATCATGTCGGCAGAGTCTTATCCTCAGGACGTATTCGCAAACTGGAAAGCTGTTGATGAGTTTCCTTATGTGATCGGCGATTTCGTGTGGAGTGGGCTCGATTATCTTGGTGAATCGGGCATTGGTCGAGTATTCCCCTCCGGCGAACGAGTGATGCCTCATTGGGAAGGAAGCCACTACCCCTGGCACGGCGCCATCTGTGGAGACATTGATATTACCGGTTGGAGAAAACCTCTGTCCTACTATCGCAATATTGTGTGGGACCGCGGAGAGATGCTATACATGGCTGTGAAAGTTCCATCACCAGGCAAGAATGAATGGCAACTTTCCGCCTGGGCGCAACCAAACTCTTTGCCAAGTTGGACGTGGCCTAGTCATGAAGGTGATGAGTTGACAGTGGAAGTCTACTCGCGCTATCCGATTGTGCGTTTGTACTTGAACGATCAGTTAGTTGGAGAGCAACTGACATCAAAGGAGTATGAGTTTCGAACAGAATTCAAGACTACATACACGCAAGGTGTCCTCAGAGCAGTGGGAGTGGAGAACGGCATTGAACAGGAAGAGATGGTCCTCACAACAGCAGGTAAACCAAGCAGCATCAGGCTTTTGCCCGATCGA contains:
- a CDS encoding glycoside hydrolase family 2 TIM barrel-domain containing protein, producing MALSTPGFAHTAQPDWENEQVLQRNRLPARASFIPFATSDQALDGNPQDSPRYLSLNGDWKFHWVPKQEERPVDFHSSEFDDSDWPTIPIPSNWELHGYGTPIYISAGYPFRVDPPRVTSEPDPKYTSFDERSPVGSYRREFTLPKEWDDRRVFLHFAGVDSAFYVWVNGHEVGYSQGSRTPAEFEITSWLRAGRNQIAVQVYRWCDGSYLEDQDMWRLSGIYRDVFVYSTAAVRISDFAVRTELDSDYENATLSIKPEIDISGSETLEGWTLHAQLYDGVSQQVFDVPMKHNATAIANRDFDAGILNERTPQRGLAKFGWLEAKIQNPDKWTAESPNLYRLVLSLKDPRGLVVEAIGCDVGFRKIEIHDGQLLVNGQPVRLRGVNRHEHQPESGHTVSFSSMVQDIQLMKRANINAVRTSHYPNDPRWYELCNRYGLYVMDEANIETHGVRGLLASDPRWSQAFLDRAIRMAERDKNHPSVICWSMGNESGYGPNFAAISGWLHAFDPTRPVHYEGAQSSPTDPKTVDIVSRFYPRVQQAYLQPPLPNGKQQERAENARWEELLPLAKSSTDGRPVLMSEYCHAMGNAVGNLAQYWEEIYSHPQLLGGFIWDWADQGLYRKDPSGGEFIAYGGDFGDYPNLKAFCLNGIVFADRSLTPKYYEMKKIYQPVSFSPMRFSPHETTVRLLNRFAHTNLQQFELRWKLFSGGNGLQSGSLDPVNLDPGKEAILTIPFSEVGILPAGESLFLRISFHSREKTQWADPGHEFAWEQFPFPVEHAPALQVSTSNLAKLSVIESADEIVVSGKDFAAKFDRNQGKLASLRYGEKEILATEASKTSHSFAQYFRAPTDNDRGFGKWLAKNWELAGLAAPVCSVEFCDISESDTGNVMVTTRSNYKFHDGSYQHVSQWLVQRDGTLELENTFTPEGSLPPLPRVGVVLQLSSELEKLHWFGHGPHENYVDRKDSCPLGLWSSTVSHQYVPYPRPQETGNKEGIRWLALTDDAGSGIVVVADEPFAASALHFTVNDLASASHAYQLQPRSEVILSLDARQCGLGNSSCGPGVLKRFAVPVQTYKLHVSIRRVDAGEDISTNASREYDSAK
- a CDS encoding glycoside hydrolase family 95 protein; translated protein: MKIHLWEIVLFLLAISVANSVARESESELVWFDRPATHFTESSPLGNGRLGAMIYGGTIDETVVLNESGMWSGSTQEADRLGAAEFLPEIRRLLFLGKNVAAEKLMNEEFTCTGQGSGHGSAAELPYGSYQTLCKLQIKFLQNETAPSVQNYRRELDLHDAVVRIEYSRNGVDYLREAFVSFPDQVFLYRFTANKKNSLSFDVSLSRSERSNTKNVGKDELQIEGQLDDGKEGETGVGFCSRVRVLHDGGMVTTQDGTLKVRSANSVVLLVSAATDLEALVSQVDEDIYKATEVVLDRAAAKPFADLLKDHISDYQNYYNRVGLRLAPTRIDSRSKLPTEERLHANWRDTQDNSLAALYFNFGRYLLISSSRPGGRPANLQGIWASEIQTPWNGDWHANINVQMNYWPAEVCNLAELHEPLFRLIESLVEPGSQTAQIYYNARGWVSHVLANPWGFTSPAERVSWGSTNTCSAWLCQHLWEHYLFTQDREFLLSVYPIMKEAAQFYLDTLVEHPTQEWFVTAPSTSPENRFLLPNGEEASICIGATMDMQILRSFLYACREAANELDCDEVFRTQLSDVIGRLAPTRIASDGRIMEWDQEYPEKDPEHRHVSHLWGLYPGDEISNSQTPELAAAARKSLNVRGDSGTGWGLANKIAMWARLHDGDRAHRLLQQHLHPVTHGQRKQQWSGGTYPNLFDAHPPFQIDGNFGATAAIAEMLVQSSISDIDNIKHVNIELLPALPTAWPEGEVRGLCTRGGFEIALNWKDGKLGDVEIHSRHGLPLQLRYKSQEVTLTPARGEKVHFDGDLKLLSTPKSAVVPPSGSNK
- a CDS encoding glycoside hydrolase family protein encodes the protein MITNSDILLSLNEKLTLNLCLMSCSLLFCMSLSAETSWAAPKEREVVEARQRDPESTVTQEEMKAIYEEVKTPYKYGIVMRPSEGHSIDCPNIFRGDDAWYMVYVGIKGKIGYETYLARSEDLLNWKPLGTILPFRESGWDKWQADGSIALVDPTWGGSMKLQSYDGKYWMSYFGGALQGYETDPLSLGLAWTTQPQKPQPWNRLEENPVLTPNQPDARPFERATLYKSQILWDKSESLGYPFVMYYNGKQQGEGIERIGMAVSKDMKTWSRYGSGPVIDNGKGISGDPQIVKIDDLWVMFYFGLGWGPGAFDSFSCSKDLVHWTQWDGEVLIQPSEPWDKTFAHKPWMLKHDGVVYHFYCAVGKEGRALALATSVDLRKN
- a CDS encoding sugar-binding domain-containing protein; the encoded protein is MQLSAIQLIAVSQLLLRLSVLFCIWSYLAAISLAGEKISLDANWKFRLSEETQAYETMFDDSKWQVIQLPHDWSIEQSTDPQALAAGGGGFFPTGIGWYRRELVAPDEWRDQRISIEFEGVYRNAEVWINGVPLGKHPYGYTPFRYDLSKYLKYGEANSIAVRVDNSEQPNSRWYSGSGIYRHVWLHVNSSVYLDERDISIQTELISETEALIALEVTVSNNSPGRKSLNLVTDILDSDNETIASDTISCLVAPHSQANVARSITIPHPQLWSPDTPDLYTARLRIAEGDQVLDNTSIQFGVRTIDISATHGLLLNGKSVLLCGANVHHDNGPLGAAAFDRAETRKVEILKAAGFNAVRTAHNPPSIAFLDACDQVGMLVIDEAFDGWAAKKTPNDYGIVFHECWQRDLEAMLRRDRNHPSVIMWSIGNEVYERGNSEGLAIAKAMTKRIKELDSSRPITAGINGLGDKNEWSELDPLFDKLDVAGYNYELQRHRLDHLRSPSRVIMSAESYPQDVFANWKAVDEFPYVIGDFVWSGLDYLGESGIGRVFPSGERVMPHWEGSHYPWHGAICGDIDITGWRKPLSYYRNIVWDRGEMLYMAVKVPSPGKNEWQLSAWAQPNSLPSWTWPSHEGDELTVEVYSRYPIVRLYLNDQLVGEQLTSKEYEFRTEFKTTYTQGVLRAVGVENGIEQEEMVLTTAGKPSSIRLLPDRSTISADGQDLSFVTVEVVDDEGRVCPQSEAIVEYNINGPGRLAAIGSGDLATLESYLANPRHVFQGRSLVIIRSSDAPGTIELEACSTGLKSANTTIRAKNLVN